The following are encoded in a window of Castanea sativa cultivar Marrone di Chiusa Pesio chromosome 5, ASM4071231v1 genomic DNA:
- the LOC142634317 gene encoding uncharacterized protein LOC142634317 isoform X1 yields the protein MAGTTTTTTTLFLSLFSHSQTQCKTPQHPCFKSNIEKRVHILCSAKKKLSFTDQILDYIEGGPKLRKWYGAPDPFSKDESTVEDDDQSEVEEVRDAVLVSDGDSEIGQMVILSLIVKRTRVKALVKDKQTALEAFGTYVEPMVGDASDKKFLKKALRGVRSIICPNEGFLSNVEGLKGVQHVVLLSQLSAYRGSGGIQALMKSNARKLAEQDESLLMASGIPYTIIRAGLLQSTPGGQQGFSFEEGSAARRNLSKEDAAFICVQALDAVPQRGFIFEVVNGDEKISDWQECMARLMEKAGQQLQ from the exons ATGGCGggtactactactactactactactctctttctctctctattttcccaTTCTCAAACGCAATGCAAAACACCGCAACACCCTTGTTTCAAATCAAACATCGAAAAGCGTGTTCACATTCTCTGCTCTGCCAAGAAGAAACTCAGTTTTACTGACCAAATTCTTGACTATATAGAAG GAGGTCCCAAGTTAAGGAAATGGTATGGGGCACCTGATCCCTTCTCTAAAGATGAATCCACTGTTGAAGATGATGATCAATCAG AAGTAGAAGAAGTCAGGGATGCAGTTTTAGTGAGTGATGGAGATAGTGAGATAGGCCAG ATGGTAATATTGTCCTTGATTGTCAAAAGAACTCGAGTTAAAGCACTGGTAAAGGACAAGCAGACTGCACTTGAAGCCTTTGGAACTTATGTTGAG CCAATGGTTGGAGATGCAAGTGACAAAAAATTCTTGAAGAAAGCTCTAAGAGGGGTCCGCTCAATAATATGTCCAAAT GAAGGTTTCTTATCCAATGTTGAGGGCTTGAAAGGGGTGCAACATGTAGTTCTCTTATCTCAG TTGTCTGCTTATAGAGGTTCTGGGGGCATTCAAGCTCTCATGAAAAGCAATGCAAGAAAATTGGCTGAGCAAGATGAATCGTTGCTGATGGCCTCAGGAATCCCTTACACTATCATCAGGGCTGGATTGTTACAAAGCACTCCAGGTGGACAACAAGGTTTTAGCTTTGAGGAG GGTAGTGCTGCAAGAAGAAATCTTAGCAAGGAGGATGCTGCCTTTATTTGTGTGCAAGCACTTGATGCAGTCCCACAAAGAGGATTTATATTTGAG GTGGTCAATGGAGATGAGAAGATTTCAGATTGGCAAGAGTGTATGGCTAGATTGATGGAGAAAGCTGGACAACAGCTTCAATAA
- the LOC142634317 gene encoding uncharacterized protein LOC142634317 isoform X4 has product MAGTTTTTTTLFLSLFSHSQTQCKTPQHPCFKSNIEKRVHILCSAKKKLSFTDQILDYIEGGPKLRKWYGAPDPFSKDESTVEDDDQSEVEEVRDAVLVSDGDSEIGQEGFLSNVEGLKGVQHVVLLSQLSAYRGSGGIQALMKSNARKLAEQDESLLMASGIPYTIIRAGLLQSTPGGQQGFSFEEGSAARRNLSKEDAAFICVQALDAVPQRGFIFEVVNGDEKISDWQECMARLMEKAGQQLQ; this is encoded by the exons ATGGCGggtactactactactactactactctctttctctctctattttcccaTTCTCAAACGCAATGCAAAACACCGCAACACCCTTGTTTCAAATCAAACATCGAAAAGCGTGTTCACATTCTCTGCTCTGCCAAGAAGAAACTCAGTTTTACTGACCAAATTCTTGACTATATAGAAG GAGGTCCCAAGTTAAGGAAATGGTATGGGGCACCTGATCCCTTCTCTAAAGATGAATCCACTGTTGAAGATGATGATCAATCAG AAGTAGAAGAAGTCAGGGATGCAGTTTTAGTGAGTGATGGAGATAGTGAGATAGGCCAG GAAGGTTTCTTATCCAATGTTGAGGGCTTGAAAGGGGTGCAACATGTAGTTCTCTTATCTCAG TTGTCTGCTTATAGAGGTTCTGGGGGCATTCAAGCTCTCATGAAAAGCAATGCAAGAAAATTGGCTGAGCAAGATGAATCGTTGCTGATGGCCTCAGGAATCCCTTACACTATCATCAGGGCTGGATTGTTACAAAGCACTCCAGGTGGACAACAAGGTTTTAGCTTTGAGGAG GGTAGTGCTGCAAGAAGAAATCTTAGCAAGGAGGATGCTGCCTTTATTTGTGTGCAAGCACTTGATGCAGTCCCACAAAGAGGATTTATATTTGAG GTGGTCAATGGAGATGAGAAGATTTCAGATTGGCAAGAGTGTATGGCTAGATTGATGGAGAAAGCTGGACAACAGCTTCAATAA
- the LOC142634317 gene encoding uncharacterized protein At2g37660, chloroplastic isoform X3: protein MAGTTTTTTTLFLSLFSHSQTQCKTPQHPCFKSNIEKRVHILCSAKKKLSFTDQILDYIEGGPKLRKWYGAPDPFSKDESTVEDDDQSEVEEVRDAVLVSDGDSEIGQMVILSLIVKRTRVKALVKDKQTALEAFGTYVEEGFLSNVEGLKGVQHVVLLSQLSAYRGSGGIQALMKSNARKLAEQDESLLMASGIPYTIIRAGLLQSTPGGQQGFSFEEGSAARRNLSKEDAAFICVQALDAVPQRGFIFEVVNGDEKISDWQECMARLMEKAGQQLQ from the exons ATGGCGggtactactactactactactactctctttctctctctattttcccaTTCTCAAACGCAATGCAAAACACCGCAACACCCTTGTTTCAAATCAAACATCGAAAAGCGTGTTCACATTCTCTGCTCTGCCAAGAAGAAACTCAGTTTTACTGACCAAATTCTTGACTATATAGAAG GAGGTCCCAAGTTAAGGAAATGGTATGGGGCACCTGATCCCTTCTCTAAAGATGAATCCACTGTTGAAGATGATGATCAATCAG AAGTAGAAGAAGTCAGGGATGCAGTTTTAGTGAGTGATGGAGATAGTGAGATAGGCCAG ATGGTAATATTGTCCTTGATTGTCAAAAGAACTCGAGTTAAAGCACTGGTAAAGGACAAGCAGACTGCACTTGAAGCCTTTGGAACTTATGTTGAG GAAGGTTTCTTATCCAATGTTGAGGGCTTGAAAGGGGTGCAACATGTAGTTCTCTTATCTCAG TTGTCTGCTTATAGAGGTTCTGGGGGCATTCAAGCTCTCATGAAAAGCAATGCAAGAAAATTGGCTGAGCAAGATGAATCGTTGCTGATGGCCTCAGGAATCCCTTACACTATCATCAGGGCTGGATTGTTACAAAGCACTCCAGGTGGACAACAAGGTTTTAGCTTTGAGGAG GGTAGTGCTGCAAGAAGAAATCTTAGCAAGGAGGATGCTGCCTTTATTTGTGTGCAAGCACTTGATGCAGTCCCACAAAGAGGATTTATATTTGAG GTGGTCAATGGAGATGAGAAGATTTCAGATTGGCAAGAGTGTATGGCTAGATTGATGGAGAAAGCTGGACAACAGCTTCAATAA
- the LOC142634317 gene encoding uncharacterized protein LOC142634317 isoform X2, with protein MAGTTTTTTTLFLSLFSHSQTQCKTPQHPCFKSNIEKRVHILCSAKKKLSFTDQILDYIEGGPKLRKWYGAPDPFSKDESTVEDDDQSEVEEVRDAVLVSDGDSEIGQMVILSLIVKRTRVKALVKDKQTALEAFGTYVEPMVGDASDKKFLKKALRGVRSIICPNEGFLSNVEGLKGVQHVVLLSQLSAYRGSGGIQALMKSNARKLAEQDESLLMASGIPYTIIRAGLLQSTPGGQQGFSFEEGSAARRNLSKEDAAFICVQALDAVPQRGFIFEVH; from the exons ATGGCGggtactactactactactactactctctttctctctctattttcccaTTCTCAAACGCAATGCAAAACACCGCAACACCCTTGTTTCAAATCAAACATCGAAAAGCGTGTTCACATTCTCTGCTCTGCCAAGAAGAAACTCAGTTTTACTGACCAAATTCTTGACTATATAGAAG GAGGTCCCAAGTTAAGGAAATGGTATGGGGCACCTGATCCCTTCTCTAAAGATGAATCCACTGTTGAAGATGATGATCAATCAG AAGTAGAAGAAGTCAGGGATGCAGTTTTAGTGAGTGATGGAGATAGTGAGATAGGCCAG ATGGTAATATTGTCCTTGATTGTCAAAAGAACTCGAGTTAAAGCACTGGTAAAGGACAAGCAGACTGCACTTGAAGCCTTTGGAACTTATGTTGAG CCAATGGTTGGAGATGCAAGTGACAAAAAATTCTTGAAGAAAGCTCTAAGAGGGGTCCGCTCAATAATATGTCCAAAT GAAGGTTTCTTATCCAATGTTGAGGGCTTGAAAGGGGTGCAACATGTAGTTCTCTTATCTCAG TTGTCTGCTTATAGAGGTTCTGGGGGCATTCAAGCTCTCATGAAAAGCAATGCAAGAAAATTGGCTGAGCAAGATGAATCGTTGCTGATGGCCTCAGGAATCCCTTACACTATCATCAGGGCTGGATTGTTACAAAGCACTCCAGGTGGACAACAAGGTTTTAGCTTTGAGGAG GGTAGTGCTGCAAGAAGAAATCTTAGCAAGGAGGATGCTGCCTTTATTTGTGTGCAAGCACTTGATGCAGTCCCACAAAGAGGATTTATATTTGAG GTACACTAA
- the LOC142636282 gene encoding histidine--tRNA ligase, cytoplasmic-like, with protein sequence MQCSDGGNWEEEWWCRLVIISFLSLSFFQSQIWILFISASLYFLSCLSHSFFQKMASDKASELLSVITLGGKGSSLSSSSLYAIATGFASLRLDSSALDRLSPNQASSPPVQSQFPIPKTLAPLELRAFLTVLLYKLLRSSDHSALLPIRISEALNKFKNSQLDVFGSIELSKEEASLVEKLYPSGLFGVCAVLDHESAALSVVSDAVAALSCEAIKADVAAVLFNSMDSGDGFSAKEEVGVVSDMKVLLNGSKLVGKVEIDSVSKIAKVHGSLREIVKLVHSKTRIELNSKDLGSGSDVRTVLYPLAAAINELGECSLSRVEANLDSIGNEGLRSSLVGLFEGKCASGESLRNGFKLVLELGFEKEYEKFVHQVNVLLGMVWKIVAWEAMTGFIALEGVGWSEKSGSSVEVNGGVGGGNVKGDKKGEKKKKVLLGKGTSVIVQLIKDRLQGKAGDGIEKWVEDLLLFLDPKDREFDSLLKKLKEIVETNESRRLPKLPKGTRDFAKEQMTIRKRAFSIIEDVFERHGATALDTPAFELRETLMGKYGEDSKLVYDLADQGGELCSLRYDLTVPFARYVAMNGLTSFKRYQIAKVYRRDNPSKGRYREFYQCDLDIAGQYEKMGPDFEIVKILTELLDELQIGDYEIKLNHRKLLDGMLDICGVPPEKFRTICSSIDKLDKQPFEQIKKEMVEEKGLSVETADEIGTFVKERGQPLELLSKLKQQGSKFLGHNRSVDALNDLEILFKALEVSKCIDKVVFDLSLARGLDYYTGVIFEAVFKGGAQVGSIAAGGRYDNLIGMFGAKQVPAVGVSLGIERVFAIMEQLQKDQSQAPRATKTEVLVSILGDDLTQAAELVSELWNAKVKAEYFVNKRVMKHIDRARESRIPWMVIVGEREMNEGIVILKDIEAAKEDKIPRSSLVEELQRRLNP encoded by the exons ATGCAGTGCAGTGATGGTGGGAACTGGGAGGAGGAGTGGTGGTGCCGTTTGGtgataatttcttttctttctctctctttctttcaatctcagatttggattttatttatttctgcTTCGTTATACTTTCTCAGCTGcctctctcactcttttttccaaaaaatggcTTCAGACAAAGCCTCCGAACTACTCTCTGTAATAACATTGGGAGGCAAGGGCTCATCTCTCTCTTCATCTTCACTCTACGCCATTGCTACCGGCTTCGCTTCGCTACGACTCGACTCCTCCGCACTCGATAGACTCTCACCCAATCAGGCCTCTTCGCCACCTGTCCAATCCCAATTCCCCATCCCCAAAACCCTAGCCCCTCTCGAACTCCGAGCATTCCTCACCGTCCTCCTCTACAAGCTCCTCCGCAGCTCCGATCACTCCGCGCTCCTCCCAATCCGAATCTCCGAAGCCCTCAACAAATTCAAGAATTCCCAACTCGACGTGTTCGGTTCAATCGAATTGAGCAAAGAGGAAGCGTCATTGGTTGAAAAATTGTATCCCTCGGGTTTGTTTGGAGTTTGTGCTGTGTTGGATCACGAATCGGCGGCGTTGTCGGTGGTTTCAGATGCGGTGGCTGCATTGTCGTGCGAGGCCATTAAGGCCGACGTGGCGGCGGTGTTGTTCAATTCGATGGATTCCGGTGATGGGTTCTCGGCGAAGGAGGAGGTTGGGGTTGTGAGTGATATGAAGGTTTTGCTGAATGGGTCGAAGTTGGTTGGGAAGGTTGAGATTGATTCGGTGTCGAAAATAGCTAAAGTTCATGGGAGTTTGAGGGAGATTGTGAAGTTGGTGCATTCCAAGACAAGAATTGAGCTGAATTCGAAGGATTTGGGTTCGGGTTCGGATGTGAGGACTGTGCTGTATCCATTGGCAGCAGCGATTAATGAATTGGGGGAGTGTAGTTTGAGTCGTGTGGAGGCGAATTTGGATTCAATTGGTAATGAAGGTTTGCGGTCGAGCTTGGTGGGTTTGTTTGAAGGGAAATGTGCTAGTGGTGAGAGCTTGAGAAATGGGTTTAAGTTGGTTTTGGAGCTGGGTTTCGAAAAGGAGTACGAAAAGTTTGTGCACCAAGTGAATGTGTTGTTGGGGATGGTGTGGAAGATTGTGGCGTGGGAGGCAATGACGGGATTTATTGCCCTTGAGGGCGTGGGGTGGAGTGAAAAGAGTGGGAGTAGTGTTGAGGTGAATGGAGGAGTAGGAGGAGGGAATGTGAAGGGGGATAAGAAGggtgagaagaagaagaaagtgttGTTGGGGAAAGGGACTAGTGTGATTGTGCAATTGATTAAGGATAGGTTGCAGGGGAAGGCAGGTGATGGGATTGAGAAATGGGTCGAGgatcttttgttgtttttggaCCCAAAGGACCGGGAGTTTGATAGCTTGTTGAAGAAACTAAAGGAGATTGTAGAAACCAATGAAAGTAGAAGATTGCCCAAGCTTCCAAAG GGTACTCGTGATTTTGCGAAAGAACAAATGACAATAAGAAAGAGAGCATTTTCAATTATTGAGGATGTTTTTGAGAGGCATGGTGCTACCGCATTGGATACTCCAGCGTTTGAACTGAGAGAAACTCTCATGGGAAAGTATGGGGAAGATTCAAAGTTGGTATATGATCTTGCTGACCAG GGTGGAGAACTTTGTTCTTTGAGATACGACTTAACTGTACCATTTGCTAGGTATGTGGCTATGAATGGTCTCACATCATTTAAAAGGTACCAGATAGCTAAGGTTTACAGGAGGGACAACCCATCCAAGGGAAGATACCGTGAATTTTACCAGTGCGATTTAGACATTGCAGGCCAATATGAAAAAATGGGGCCAGATTTTGAGattgttaaaattttgacaGAACTCCTTGATGAACTGCAAATTGGAGATTATGAG ATAAAATTGAATCATCGGAAGTTACTTGATGGAATGTTGGACATATGTGGAGTGCCACCGGAAAAATTCAGAACCATATGTTCAAGTATTGACAAGTTAGATAAGCAACCTTTTGAGCAGATAAAAAAGGAAATG GTGGAGGAGAAGGGCTTATCTGTTGAGACAGCAGATGAAATTGGCACTTTTGTGAAGGAAAGGGGACAGCCTTTGGAACTATTATCTAAGCTTAAGCAGCAGGGCAGCAAGTTCTTAGGACACAATAGATCTGTTGATGCACTGAATGACCTAGAGATTTTATTTAAAGCTCTTGAAGTGTCAAAGTGTATTGACAAAGTGGTTTTTGACTTGAGTCTTGCCAGAGGCCTTGATTATTATACTGGAGTCATATTTGAGGCTGTTTTTAAAGGCGGTGCACag GTTGGTTCAATTGCTGCTGGTGGACGTTATGACAACCTTATTGGTATGTTTGGTGCGAAGCAGGTTCCAGCAGTTGGTGTTAGTCTTGGAATCGAGCGGGTATTTGCTATAATGGAGCAGCTACAGAAAGACCAGAGCCAG GCACCACGTGCAACAAAGACTGAAGTCCTAGTTAGTATACTGGGGGATGACTTGACTCAAGCTGCAGAGCTGGTAAGTGAGCTGTGGAATGCCAAAGTGAAAGCCgaatattttgttaataaaagGGTGATGAAGCACATTGACCGTGCTAGAGAGTCGAGGATCCCGTGGATGGTTATTGTGGGTGAACGGGAAATGAATGAAGGGATTGTTATATTAAAAGACATTGAGGCTGCTAAAGAAGATAAAATTCCTAGAAGTAGTCTTGTCGAAGAACTTCAAAGACGGTTGAACCcatga